A DNA window from Pseudomonas wuhanensis contains the following coding sequences:
- the alc gene encoding allantoicase, with translation MKAYAVPFEKFVNLADARLGTKIISVTDDWFADANRLFQPTPAVWKEGVFDDNGKWMDGWESRRKRFEGYDSAVIRLGVPGSIKGVDIDTSFFTGNYPPSASLEACFLSSGEPDENTQWTEVLSAVELQGNSHHYHEINNDQAFSHLRFNIYPDGGVARLRVYGIPFRDWSAVGDNEQVDLAAALNGGRALACSDEHFGRMSNILNPGRGINMGDGWETARRRTPGNDWVIVALGHAGEIEKVIVDTLHFKGNYPDTCSIQGAFVKGGTDSQIETQSLFWRELLPSQKLEMHAEHTFAEQIKALGPITHIRLNVFPDGGVSRLRVLGKVVK, from the coding sequence ATGAAAGCTTACGCCGTACCTTTCGAGAAGTTCGTCAACCTGGCCGACGCCCGTCTGGGCACCAAAATCATCTCGGTCACCGATGACTGGTTCGCAGACGCCAACCGTCTGTTCCAACCGACCCCAGCCGTGTGGAAAGAGGGCGTGTTCGATGACAACGGCAAGTGGATGGACGGCTGGGAGTCGCGCCGCAAGCGCTTCGAAGGCTACGACAGCGCGGTGATCCGCCTGGGCGTACCGGGCTCGATCAAAGGCGTGGACATCGACACTTCATTCTTCACCGGCAACTACCCGCCATCGGCCTCCCTGGAAGCCTGCTTCCTGTCCTCGGGCGAGCCGGACGAAAACACCCAGTGGACTGAAGTGCTGTCGGCCGTCGAGTTGCAAGGCAACAGCCACCACTACCACGAAATCAACAATGACCAGGCGTTCAGCCATCTGCGCTTCAACATCTACCCGGATGGCGGCGTGGCCCGTCTGCGCGTGTACGGCATTCCGTTCCGCGACTGGTCGGCCGTTGGCGACAACGAACAAGTCGACCTGGCTGCAGCCCTGAACGGCGGTCGCGCCCTCGCCTGCTCCGACGAACACTTCGGCCGCATGAGCAACATCCTCAACCCGGGCCGTGGCATCAACATGGGCGACGGCTGGGAAACCGCACGTCGTCGTACGCCGGGCAATGACTGGGTGATCGTCGCGCTGGGCCATGCGGGCGAGATCGAGAAAGTCATCGTCGACACCCTGCACTTCAAGGGCAACTACCCGGACACCTGTTCGATCCAGGGTGCATTCGTGAAGGGCGGCACCGACAGCCAGATCGAAACCCAATCGCTGTTCTGGCGCGAACTGCTGCCAAGCCAGAAGCTGGAAATGCACGCCGAACACACCTTCGCCGAGCAGATCAAGGCATTGGGCCCGATCACCCACATCCGCCTGAACGTGTTCCCGGATGGTGGTGTGAGCCGCCTGCGAGTCCTCGGCAAGGTCGTTAAATAA
- the uraD gene encoding 2-oxo-4-hydroxy-4-carboxy-5-ureidoimidazoline decarboxylase, with the protein MSHFQTLKPSTLSRDAFVAAFADIYEHSPWVAEKAFDLGQDASIDEIETLHQRMSDILLSADHDSQLALINAHPDLAGKAAVQGQLTAASTEEQSGAGIHQCTAEEFQRFTELNDAYKAKFKFPFIMAVKGSNRHQILAAFETRIHNSVDTEFKCALAEINKIALFRLLTL; encoded by the coding sequence ATGAGCCACTTCCAAACCCTGAAGCCATCGACCCTGAGCCGCGACGCGTTTGTCGCCGCCTTCGCCGACATCTACGAACATTCGCCATGGGTGGCCGAGAAGGCCTTCGACCTGGGCCAGGACGCTTCGATCGACGAGATCGAAACCCTGCACCAGCGCATGAGCGACATCCTGTTGAGCGCTGATCACGACAGCCAATTGGCCTTGATCAACGCTCACCCGGACCTGGCCGGCAAAGCCGCCGTCCAGGGCCAGCTTACCGCAGCCAGCACTGAAGAACAGTCTGGCGCGGGTATTCACCAATGCACGGCCGAAGAGTTCCAGCGCTTCACCGAGCTGAACGACGCCTACAAAGCCAAGTTCAAGTTTCCCTTCATCATGGCGGTAAAAGGCAGCAACCGGCATCAGATCCTCGCAGCGTTCGAAACGCGCATTCACAACTCGGTCGACACCGAATTCAAATGCGCGCTGGCGGAGATCAACAAGATTGCCCTGTTCCGATTACTGACCCTATAG
- the puuE gene encoding allantoinase PuuE, with amino-acid sequence MSADYPRDLIGYGSNPPHPHWPGNARIALSFVLNYEEGGERNILHGDKESEAFLSEMVSAQPLQGERNMSMESLYEYGSRAGVWRILKLFKEFDIPLTIFAVAMAAQRHPDVIRAMVDAGHEICSHGYRWIDYQYMDEAQEREHMLEAIRILTEITGERPLGWYTGRTGPNTRRLVMEEGGFLYDCDTYDDDLPYWEPNNPTGKPHLVIPYTLDTNDMRFTQVQGFNKGDDFFEYLKDAFDVLYAEGAEAPKMLSIGLHCRLIGRPARLASLKRFIEYAKSHEQVWFSRRVDIARHWHQTHPYQGAAK; translated from the coding sequence GTGAGCGCTGACTATCCACGCGACCTGATCGGTTACGGCAGTAACCCTCCTCACCCACACTGGCCGGGCAATGCCCGCATCGCGCTGTCCTTCGTGCTCAATTACGAGGAAGGTGGCGAGCGCAATATCCTGCACGGCGATAAAGAGTCCGAAGCTTTCCTCTCGGAAATGGTTTCCGCGCAGCCGCTGCAAGGCGAGCGCAACATGAGCATGGAATCCCTTTACGAGTATGGCAGCCGCGCCGGCGTCTGGCGGATTCTGAAACTGTTCAAGGAATTCGACATTCCGCTGACCATCTTCGCCGTGGCCATGGCCGCCCAGCGCCACCCGGACGTGATCCGCGCCATGGTCGATGCCGGCCACGAGATCTGCAGCCACGGCTACCGCTGGATCGACTACCAGTACATGGACGAAGCGCAGGAACGCGAGCACATGCTCGAAGCGATCCGCATCCTCACCGAAATCACCGGCGAGCGCCCACTGGGCTGGTATACCGGCCGCACTGGCCCGAACACCCGTCGACTGGTGATGGAAGAAGGCGGATTCCTCTACGACTGCGACACTTACGACGACGACCTGCCCTACTGGGAACCGAATAACCCGACTGGCAAGCCGCACCTGGTGATCCCCTACACCCTGGACACCAATGACATGCGCTTCACCCAGGTCCAAGGCTTCAACAAGGGCGACGATTTCTTTGAATACCTGAAAGACGCGTTCGATGTGCTGTACGCCGAAGGCGCCGAAGCACCGAAGATGTTGTCGATCGGCCTGCACTGCCGCCTGATCGGCCGTCCGGCGCGTCTGGCCTCGCTCAAACGCTTTATCGAATACGCTAAAAGTCATGAACAGGTGTGGTTCAGCCGTCGCGTCGACATCGCTCGCCACTGGCACCAAACCCACCCGTATCAAGGGGCCGCGAAATGA
- the uraH gene encoding hydroxyisourate hydrolase: MGRLTTHVLDAAHGCPGSSIKVELYRVEGSQLELVATALTNSDGRVDSPLLQGDDYRSGVYQLQFHAGDYYRARGVQLPEPAFLDVVVLRFGISAEQDHYHVPLLISPYSYSTYRGS, encoded by the coding sequence ATGGGACGTTTGACTACACACGTTTTGGACGCTGCACACGGTTGCCCGGGCAGTTCGATCAAGGTCGAGTTGTACCGCGTTGAAGGTTCGCAGCTGGAATTGGTCGCCACTGCGCTCACCAACAGCGATGGCCGTGTCGATTCGCCGCTGCTGCAAGGGGATGACTATCGGTCCGGGGTCTATCAGCTTCAGTTTCACGCGGGCGATTACTACCGCGCCCGTGGGGTTCAGTTGCCTGAGCCTGCGTTCCTGGATGTGGTGGTGCTGCGTTTCGGCATCTCTGCGGAACAGGATCACTACCATGTGCCGTTGTTGATTTCGCCGTACAGTTATTCCACGTATCGAGGCAGTTGA
- a CDS encoding LysE family translocator, whose amino-acid sequence MSLETWLLFSGAALVVILIPGPLSLLMISNSLNYGLRRSYPAFLGGVIASICLLSASALGLGALLLASEQLFSALKIVGALYLFYLAWQSWQQSRQPSQGAEVPQAAPVPRFRALFGRAFMLGASNPKDILFFAAFLPQFLSAEQPFLPQLLVMIVTWTVLDLLCKLAYGLGAHGAARYLRSGKGQSWFNRVSAGLFSGAGTASLLSR is encoded by the coding sequence ATGAGTCTGGAAACCTGGCTGCTGTTCAGCGGCGCTGCGCTGGTGGTAATCCTGATCCCGGGGCCACTGTCTTTGCTGATGATCAGCAACAGTCTGAATTACGGCTTACGCCGTTCTTACCCGGCATTTCTGGGAGGCGTGATTGCGTCGATCTGCCTGCTCAGTGCTTCGGCGCTTGGCTTGGGCGCATTGTTGCTGGCGTCGGAACAGCTGTTCAGCGCCCTGAAAATCGTCGGTGCGCTGTACCTGTTCTACCTCGCCTGGCAGAGCTGGCAGCAATCGCGTCAGCCATCCCAAGGCGCCGAAGTGCCCCAGGCTGCGCCGGTGCCACGCTTTCGCGCACTGTTCGGGCGCGCGTTCATGCTCGGCGCGAGTAATCCGAAAGACATTTTGTTCTTCGCCGCTTTCCTGCCGCAGTTTTTGAGTGCCGAGCAACCGTTCCTGCCGCAGTTGCTGGTGATGATTGTCACCTGGACCGTGCTGGATTTGCTGTGCAAGCTGGCTTATGGGCTGGGGGCTCATGGCGCGGCGCGGTATTTGCGTAGCGGCAAGGGGCAGAGCTGGTTTAATCGGGTGAGTGCGGGGTTGTTTAGCGGGGCTGGTACGGCATCGTTGTTGAGCCGTTAA